The Acutalibacter muris genomic sequence GTGCGGGCGCTGAATTATCTGTTAAAGCCCGTGGAGCAGAGGGCGCTCTTCGGGCTGCTGGGCCAGCTGTACCTTCGGGAACAGCAGAACCCCGAGGCCCTGACCTTGAAGACCAGCACGACCATTGTCCGGGTGCCATACGCCCAGATAAGCTTTGTGGAGGTAATCGGGAAGCACCTCTATTTCCATCTGACCGACGGCAATATCCGGGAGGTGGCCGGTGCGCTGAAGAATTTTGAGGCCATACTGCTGCCCCGCCCGGAGTTTATGCGGGTGCACCGCTCGTATATTGTCAATATGTTCCAGGTGGAGGAGCTCAGCTCCTCTGGGCTTCGGACCTTTCAGGGGGACAGCCTGCCGGTGTCAAGGCTGTTTTATCCGCAGATACAGAAGGATTATATGGCCTTGCTTTTTGAACGGAAGGGGGGAGGAAAATGAGCCCTGTGGACGTTCTGGATATAGTCAACTATGGGCTGGTTTTTGTGTACGGTTTGTTTTTGAGCGCGTCCATAGCCGGAGGGTGCAAGGCCCGCCGGGAACGGGTGCTGCTTTATGTAGCCGGCTCGGTGCTTTTGCTGCTGTTGGGGGGTTCCTGGCTGACTCTCGGACTGAAAGCCACAAAGCAGCTTTATCCTGTTTTGGTGCACCTTCCCACCATCGGGCTGCTGGCTTTCGCCTTTAAAAAGCCGGTGGGGATATCGCTGGTCAGCGTCTGTACCGCCTATCTCTGCTGTCAGCTGCCGCGCTGCGGCGAGATGGCCATGATTGCGGTCACGGGCTCGGAGCTTATGGGGGAGATATTTTACACTGTGATAATATTCCCAATATTCCTGCTTCTGTACAGGTATTTTGCTCCCTCTGCCAGGGAGGCCATAGGCGAGTCCAGAAAGGCGCTGCTCCTTTTCGGCAGTCTGCCGGTTACCTTCTACATTTTTTCCTTTGCCGCATATATTTACACCGACTTCTTCCACTTCGACAGCTATGTGGTAGCGGAAATGCTTCCTATTGTAGCGGGGTTGTTTTATATGATATATACCACCGCCTACCGCCAGCAGCTCCAGCGGCGCACCCAGGCGGAGCTTTTGAACTCCCTGATGGGCGGACAGCTTAAGCAGGCCGAGAACGATATGGTGTCCCTGCACCAGGCCGAGGCCCAGTCCGCCGCCTATCAACACGATATGCGCCACCATTTGGCCGTTATCGACGGCTTTTTGGCCATCGGCAAGCCCGAACAGGCCCAGGAGTATATCCGCCAGGTGCAGGACGACATTGAGGCCATCACCCCAAAGCGCTTTTGTGAAAACGAGCTGGTGAACCTCTTGTGCTCGTCCTTCTCCGGCAAGGCGGGACGCATGGGCGTGCGGCTGAACCTGGAAACGTCCCTGCCCGGCAAGCTGGCTATATCCGACACGGAGCTCTGCGCCCTGCTGTCAAACGGCCTTGAGAACGCGCTTAACGCCGTCAAGAGCCTGGAGGAGGAGCGGCGCTGGGTGGAGCTATACTGCGGCGTGCATCTGGATAAGCTCCTGATAGAGATAAAGAATCCCTATTCAGGCCGTGTGGCTTTTCGGGAGGGAGTGCCCACTGCCAGTAAACTAAACCACGGCTACGGCTGCCAAAGCATCCACACCATCTCTCAGCGCTGTCACGGGCTCTGCGAGTTCAAGGCGGAAAACGGTATATTCACCATGCGTGTGGCGCTGCCAATGCTGTAACAGCTCATTATAGTAAGGCTCCGTACCCCTTGCCGGGTGCGGGGCCTTTTTGCGCGTTTTTGGGGCGGGAAAAATTTTTTATTTTTTTTGCTTTTTTATGCAACCAAAATCGAAAAACATGACTTCTTAATATATATAACTGTTTTTAAGGGCCATTCTATGGCCAAAAACTAGGAGGGTAAAGCTGTGGAAAACACAAACTGTAGAAAGCATATTGCTGTCCTGCTGGCCGTCGTCCTGCTGTGCGCGCTGTTCACAGGCTGCAAAAGGGGTGGAGAGGAGAGCTCCGCCACTACCATGAAGGCCGCGACAAAAGAGGGGGTAAAGGAGCTGCCGATGGTGACAGTGCTGGTGGACCTGTGCCAGTCGGACCTTACGGCCACGGCGGTCAGCGACCTGCTGAACTCCACCCCCGGCTATGGGGAGGAGTTCATGATAGCCAGTGAGACGCTGCCAGATTTCTGGACCAGTGGCCAGCGGCGGGAGGCGGCCCTGACCCAGCTAAAGACGGAGATACTGGCCGGTAAGGGCCCGGAGGTGTTTCTCTGCGAGAACCCCATAATGGAGAACGGCAATATGGGCGGGGCAGTGTTCGAGTTCCCCCGGCAGGCCATGGACAGCCACCTGCTGCTGCCCCTGGACCAGTACATAGAGGAATCGGAGCGTTTGGAGTGGGACAGGCTTGTATCTTCGGGTATGGGGGCGTTCTTTGATATGTTCTCTAATGGAATTTGGCAGACGTCAAACGGCCAGAACGGCGAGCTCTTAAAGCAGCTCAACGGCCAGCCGGTGCATATGGGCGTGCCCTGCGCCGGGTGGACCAACACCGAGGAAAACTATAGCCAGTTTTCAGCCCTTTTGGGGCAGATAAACGACGCCGTCTTCCACACCCCGGTGGAGCAGGAGTTCGACCGGCTGACCAGGGAGGTCAACGCCGCGGAGGAGGGGGAAATTGAGGATATCGTGCACGAGCACTATATGAAGATGCAGATGATGCTGGCTGAGTCGTAAAATACTATTCTTGGGGGGAAGTGACATGAAAAGAAAGATTGCCTTATTGCTGACTTTTCTGTGCCTGTTTGCAGTGCTTATGCCCGCCTGCCAAAGCGCCGTACAGAACAGCTCCACGGTGACCGACCAAGAAAAGGTCACCGCTGAGCAGATGGAGGAGAAGTTCGGCGTG encodes the following:
- a CDS encoding sensor histidine kinase, with amino-acid sequence MSPVDVLDIVNYGLVFVYGLFLSASIAGGCKARRERVLLYVAGSVLLLLLGGSWLTLGLKATKQLYPVLVHLPTIGLLAFAFKKPVGISLVSVCTAYLCCQLPRCGEMAMIAVTGSELMGEIFYTVIIFPIFLLLYRYFAPSAREAIGESRKALLLFGSLPVTFYIFSFAAYIYTDFFHFDSYVVAEMLPIVAGLFYMIYTTAYRQQLQRRTQAELLNSLMGGQLKQAENDMVSLHQAEAQSAAYQHDMRHHLAVIDGFLAIGKPEQAQEYIRQVQDDIEAITPKRFCENELVNLLCSSFSGKAGRMGVRLNLETSLPGKLAISDTELCALLSNGLENALNAVKSLEEERRWVELYCGVHLDKLLIEIKNPYSGRVAFREGVPTASKLNHGYGCQSIHTISQRCHGLCEFKAENGIFTMRVALPML
- a CDS encoding LytR/AlgR family response regulator transcription factor — encoded protein: MYLAVCDDNKEDLNSIISLVDMWQVEHGATLSRRAFQSTVELLESARQERFTVYMLDVMMPGMDGLETAREIRRFDDAAEIVFFSTSPGFAYESYRVRALNYLLKPVEQRALFGLLGQLYLREQQNPEALTLKTSTTIVRVPYAQISFVEVIGKHLYFHLTDGNIREVAGALKNFEAILLPRPEFMRVHRSYIVNMFQVEELSSSGLRTFQGDSLPVSRLFYPQIQKDYMALLFERKGGGK